The proteins below are encoded in one region of Rhizobacter sp.:
- a CDS encoding zinc-binding dehydrogenase → MVRCGANVKEYKPGDRVMGSGRGAFAEYAVSDFGRVIPIPSTSMSFEQAATLPVALQTMLDAVVTNGRLQQGEAVLIQGASSGVGLMGLQIAKLMGAGLVAGSSTTPTRRERLKDFGAQLAVDTTQADWPQRLLDATEGQGVHLIVDQLSGAQANQNLKAARVLGRIVNVGRLAGTRAEFDFDLHALKRIHYIGVTFRTRSVDEVREINRRMRADLGPALAAGQLALPIDSTFPFDDAAQALAHMARNAHFGKIVLTVQ, encoded by the coding sequence GTGGTGCGCTGCGGCGCCAACGTGAAGGAATACAAGCCCGGCGACCGGGTGATGGGCTCCGGCCGTGGTGCCTTCGCCGAGTACGCGGTGTCGGACTTCGGCCGTGTCATCCCGATCCCGTCAACGTCCATGAGCTTCGAGCAAGCCGCCACCCTGCCCGTCGCCCTGCAGACCATGCTCGACGCGGTGGTCACCAACGGCCGCCTGCAGCAGGGCGAGGCGGTGCTGATCCAGGGCGCCTCGTCGGGCGTCGGCCTGATGGGCCTGCAGATCGCGAAGCTCATGGGCGCGGGCCTCGTGGCAGGCAGCTCCACCACCCCGACCCGCCGTGAGCGCCTGAAAGACTTCGGCGCGCAGCTCGCCGTCGACACCACGCAGGCCGACTGGCCGCAACGGCTGCTCGATGCGACCGAGGGCCAGGGGGTGCACCTCATCGTCGACCAGCTCTCGGGCGCGCAGGCCAACCAGAACCTCAAGGCCGCGCGCGTGCTCGGCCGCATCGTCAACGTGGGGCGACTGGCCGGCACCCGCGCCGAGTTCGACTTCGACCTGCACGCGCTGAAACGCATCCACTACATCGGCGTCACCTTCCGCACCCGCAGCGTGGACGAGGTGCGCGAGATCAACCGCCGCATGCGCGCCGACCTCGGCCCCGCCCTCGCGGCCGGCCAGCTCGCCCTGCCGATCGACAGCACCTTCCCCTTTGACGACGCCGCGCAGGCCCTCGCCCACATGGCGCGCAACGCGCACTTCGGCAAGATCGTGCTCACCGTGCAGTGA
- a CDS encoding SDR family oxidoreductase, with protein MNLAPTDLDPSRALHPETLGHAPGRGRLQGRRVLVIGAGQRVIPEEDPPIGNGRAISVLFAREGAQVACVDVKAEAVQATVDQITAEGGTAHAFVADVLDTAGIAPLVAQAAEAMGGLDGLVLNVGISHGLPFDRITPETWDKEYGVNVKSHMFFSQAALPLMSPGGSIVLMSSLASLRNASRNPTYESAKAAQVSLARAIAVAGEPKGIRCNAVLPGLMDTPMGRDASRRRPNRALAVPFGRQGTGWEVAYATLFLISHESTYVNGHALLADGGLSIGVIRT; from the coding sequence ATGAACCTCGCCCCCACCGACCTCGACCCGAGCCGCGCCCTGCACCCCGAGACCCTCGGCCACGCCCCCGGCCGCGGCCGACTACAAGGCCGCCGTGTGCTCGTCATCGGCGCCGGCCAGCGGGTCATTCCCGAAGAAGACCCGCCCATCGGCAACGGCCGCGCCATCTCCGTGCTCTTCGCGCGTGAAGGCGCGCAGGTCGCGTGTGTCGACGTCAAGGCCGAGGCGGTGCAGGCCACCGTCGACCAGATCACGGCCGAAGGCGGCACGGCCCACGCCTTCGTGGCCGACGTGCTGGATACCGCCGGCATCGCCCCGCTGGTGGCGCAAGCCGCCGAGGCGATGGGCGGCCTCGATGGCCTGGTGCTCAACGTCGGCATCTCGCATGGCCTGCCGTTCGACCGCATCACGCCCGAGACCTGGGACAAGGAATACGGCGTCAACGTGAAGAGCCACATGTTCTTCAGCCAGGCCGCGCTGCCGCTGATGAGCCCGGGCGGCAGCATCGTGCTGATGTCCTCGCTCGCCAGCCTGCGCAACGCGAGCCGCAACCCGACCTACGAATCGGCCAAGGCCGCGCAGGTCTCGCTGGCACGCGCCATCGCCGTCGCCGGTGAGCCCAAGGGCATCCGCTGCAACGCCGTGCTGCCCGGCCTGATGGACACGCCGATGGGCCGCGACGCGAGCCGCCGTCGCCCCAACCGCGCGCTGGCCGTGCCCTTCGGCCGCCAGGGCACCGGCTGGGAGGTGGCGTATGCGACGCTCTTCCTCATCTCCCACGAATCCACCTACGTCAACGGGCATGCGCTGCTGGCCGATGGCGGGCTGAGCATCGGCGTCATCAGGACATGA
- a CDS encoding carboxymuconolactone decarboxylase family protein: MARIPYFDMSQASEQYQALLASRNPLNLYRMLPHAGDAASSGFLALGSALLRHNELDSQLREIAILRVGILSNASYEVHQHKRVAKNVGMCDATIAALEVGADTSVLTPDEKLVLEFTDVVFREVKAPDALFNQVAERFGHRQTAELVLTIGFYMLVSRFLENFEVDIEPAGTIK, from the coding sequence GTGGCCCGCATTCCCTATTTCGACATGAGCCAGGCGAGCGAGCAGTACCAGGCGCTGCTCGCCTCGCGCAACCCGCTCAACCTCTACCGCATGCTGCCGCACGCGGGCGACGCGGCCTCCTCGGGCTTTCTTGCGCTCGGCAGCGCGCTGCTGCGCCACAACGAGCTCGACTCGCAGCTGCGCGAGATCGCCATCCTGCGCGTGGGCATCCTGAGCAACGCGAGCTACGAGGTGCACCAGCACAAGCGGGTGGCGAAGAACGTGGGCATGTGCGACGCGACCATCGCCGCGCTCGAAGTCGGCGCCGACACCTCGGTGCTCACCCCCGACGAGAAGCTGGTGCTCGAGTTCACCGACGTGGTGTTCCGCGAGGTGAAGGCGCCCGATGCCTTGTTCAACCAGGTCGCCGAACGCTTCGGTCACCGCCAGACCGCCGAGCTGGTGCTGACCATCGGCTTCTACATGCTGGTGAGCCGCTTCCTCGAGAACTTCGAGGTCGACATCGAACCCGCCGGCACGATCAAGTAA